A segment of the Doryrhamphus excisus isolate RoL2022-K1 chromosome 7, RoL_Dexc_1.0, whole genome shotgun sequence genome:
gtatttattgtaattattttttacacaaattacaATTCACACAAttttgaagaataaaaaaacaatttgtttttttttattctttttattcttttttgaagaataaaaaaaccaataaaaattaggtatttttattcttcaaaaatgtattgtaattcatgtaaaaaaaatacaataaatacatttttttattcttcaaaaatgtattgtaattcatgttaaaaaattacaatacatttttgaagaataaaaaaacaaaaatttttattcttcaaaaatgtatttattgtaattattttttacacaattacaatacacatttttgaagaataaaaaaacaattttttttaatttttattctttttgaagaataaaaaaacccaataaaaattagtattttttattcttcaaaaatgtattgtaattcatgtaaaaaataattacaataaatacatttttttattcttcaaaaatgtattgtaattcatgttaaaaaattacaatacattttttaagaataaaaaaacaaaaatttttattcttcaaaaatgtatttattgtaattattttttacacaattacaatacacatttttgaagaataaaaaaacaaattttttttttaatttttattttttttgaagaataaaaaaacccaataaaaattagtattttttattcttcaaaaatgtattgtaattcatgtaaaaaataattacaatacatttttgaagaataaaaaaaaaattttttttttattcttcaaaaatgttttgttattgtaattattttttacacgtTTAAGTCTTTTTACACTTTGATGTAAGTCATTTATACaaacttttgttattttttaatggccTATCATCTTTTGAAACATTGACATAATTCCACTGTCCATGTTAGAGTTTATGAAGGCATGAGGAAGATCATACACACAAATAATGCATCAAGTCAAATGAAAAATATCACCCAGGCTACAGATTCTGATATTTCCCTTCTCGCTGTGCGATGTACATACATTATACCAGAGGAAGATGGCTCAAATATTGCTCTATTTgacttacagtacatacagtattttggtcattttcattGCTCAAagctatatataaatatacatgatacatatagatatattcatataaaatcCATAGCATAAAAACCCTATACAATTCTTATTACGATATTGCTGTCCCCCATGGTGAAAGTCCTCTAGTCCCTCTTCTTGTGTGTCACAAGGTGCACCAGTCCGGGAACCAGCGCCATCACCACGGGAGGCACGACGACGAACTTGATGAAGGTCAGCGAGTAGTAGAGCGCGGGCGGCTGCAAGGGTAGCGGCAGGCGGTGGACGTGGAACAAGCCCATGGACGACAGGGCCAGGGACAAGGCCCGCGGCGCCCCCAGCAGAGGCCAGCCGCCGGGCTTGCAGTACTCGGCCAGGCCCAAACCCAGCAGGGTGGCGCAGTCCCGGGTCAGGGAGGAGAAAGGGGCCACGTCGGGGCGGAGCCACTCCGCGTGGCGGCACCACTTCTTGGCCAGAGCCAAAGACCTAGAAGAGGGAGGCCATGTTTTAGAGATTGACACCACAAGATGGCGCTGTTTCTTGTCCTAAAtatttatgggcctgcaagcgtTCAGGACTTTGTCGACTTGTGGAAGACTCAGTTTTGTGACTGTTACAACCAAGTTGCTAATGAGCCATTTGATTAGGAACCTCCACAGTGCAAAGAACCCCAACACGTGACGGCGGGAAGAGCTCCATTTGTATTTGGTAACATTCCGTGTAACCACGGTGACGCCGGCGGCAAACAAAGGCGAAAACAGCCGCTTTATTAGGAACCCGCCCTTGCCTATAACACGCTAGCATAAAACCCACCAGAAGACGTCGAAGCCCAGCAGCTGCAGTCCGACATAGAGGGTCAGGGCGCCGGCCAGCAGAGACACGCTGAGAGTGAAGAAGAACAACAGGGGGCGCCCTTCCGGCACGTTGCGTTTTAGAAGGACCCCAACCAGGAGGCCTGGGGGGCGGAAGATCGCGCCAGTTAGAGACAGTTAAGCTGGAATGTGAAGTTAAACACTTGCTTCAGTAACTATGTAAATGAATTCTGAGTAAATACGGTGTTGTGCAAATAGCGCCGGAGGAGCAGTGTGCTCCCAAAAAATTCTTTCCAAACCTGCAATCGAACCAGAAACAACCTGGTGCGGGAAGTGTGCCAGGATAAACACTCTGGAGATGCCAACCACGAGCAGCAAGGCGGCGTAGAGCAGGAAGGGAGCGGAAGACAGGAACGTGCTGCAACACAAAAGAAGAATGGAATTGTGGGAGCGTCGGGCTGTTTGTTCCCAAGTATCCCAGAGCTCTACCTGCGGGTACGCGTGTACAGGAAGGAGGCCAGGGAGGACGCCACCACCCACCACACGGCTGCAGTAACCATGGCGTGTCCCGACGGACTACCTGGAGCAAAAACACACACGGTTAGGAAAGAAGTGACAAGCAAAACCAACACTTCTTCTCACCTGGTCCGTTTTCACATGTGGTGGGGAACTGCTGAACTTTGGGTTGCTTGCCATCAAAGATGTGGGATTCGCCGATCCACCAGTACGGCCTTTCGCCAAACAGCAGCCTAGAATCAAAACATACATCAAATAAACTGCCACAGTCATTCATATGCACTGCATTGTTATATAGGCATGACTTCCGGAATACACCACAGGTCAGCTTGGCCCCATTTTAGTAAGCAAACTCCTCGATACTGATCACTTCTATGGATATCCTCGGCGCACTTTGGTGATTAATGACACAAATCGACAATAtcagatatatttttaaagtttcCCAACAACTGGAGTTGTGTACAATAATCTTTAGTCAGCTAGCATAGCTTGCTGTCGTAAAATACATCCACGAATGGCGTACAATACCTACCGCGTGACTGCCGTAAAATAGACCGACCAGCTGCACATGCGCAGCACAGATTGTGTGTCCGGTACGGATTGCGTATTGATAAACCCAACTCGCTAGCTAGCTTACTAACATGGCGGACCTTCCGCTCCATTGCATGCCCTTTCGTTGGATCTTAGGTAGCGCGCTCTCATCTTTGGCAACTAGACTATCTGAGTAAACTTTGCTtctaataaaaatgtgttttgcttcgaataaaaatgaaaaccaaaaaattaaCAGCATGCATTTACGTCGTAGCTGCGTATTGACATATTTAAATGTGATATAATAAAGTCACGGTGAAGTCATAAAATGACGTTAGTTCCGGACTGAGCGTGTTTCACATTAGACAGTACGTCACAGTCACCAGGAGCGCTCATGGAACTATAGAACAGTTCTGTTTATAGTTCACTAAATGATCATTATaagatattttatttacatttaaaaaaaacgaactttgaaaaaaaaaacagtattaaaTGCAGCAAGCATGACACTTCATCTTAATTAGCCTACGTTTTGGAGCTCTAACAGGCAGTTTAGCTTGTAATTGATTAAAAGACGTGCAAGAGAGGGTCAGGCGGTTCACAACAACATTGAAATGATTGCGTACGTTTGGGAAAGCAAAGTGTTGCTCTCACCATTTAAGCATCAGGTTGAGCCAGTCCGCCAGGGCACCCACCCAGAGCACCGCCACGCCGGCTCGTCTGCTGGCGAAATAAGCGAAGGGGAAGAGGAGCAGAAAGGCCGCCTTGGGATCTCCGACGTGGGTGATGAGCAGCCACAGATTCTCCAAGCTTCTCGTCTCTCGCTGGAGACTTTCCGCCACCCAAATGCCGTGTGCGTGGATGCTCTCCATCCTTGACAAGACCGTGTGCGTGCGTGAGCTTGCGTAGAAATATTatcctaataataatagttaagaGCTGCGCATCTACACCACGGCCACTAGAGGGAGATCGCGAAGTTGACAAAACcacgagataaaaaaaaacgtcacaGTTCGCCGTGAATGCGTGTGACGATGTGTAATGTGTTAATCAAAGCAGGTTGAGCGAAAATGTCACAGAATGACGCGTAGACTTGGTTTAATTGAGTTTGGCCAGCATCACTGGGAGGATGCGGCGGCGCGCGTCGTACGTCGACACGCCCCAGTACGGCATCACGTCGCGCTACGTAAGGCACGCACGCACTCCGGTTTGCTGGCGGAGAAGATGGCGGCTCCTGGACCGGGGGAGTATTTTAGCGTCGGGAGCCATGTCTCTTGCCTCACCTGCCTGGGCCAGCTCCTGCAAGGCGAGGTGCTCGCCTTCGACTACCAGTCCAAGATGCTAACGCTGAGTATCCTTTGTTTGCGTGCCCGCGCCGGGCGGCGGACGGCCGGCCGGCCTGGCCCGCTGCGAGGGGCCTGTCGCCGAAAACATGTCAAATAGTGCTCCGCGCAGGCGTAATTGGAGCTAGCCGGGCTCAACCGCAGCTTTGCGCCCTTTAAACGACAGCGTGTGCGCTTTTGCCGGGGGATTCCTCGCTGGACTTGACGGCGTGTGTGCTTCTGGGAGTGGATGTGTTTTGAATGTGCTCATCCTCGACACGGATCACTATCTGGCAACGTCGGGCATCATGGCTGTGTGCTCACGGGCACAGAGCgatgctagctagcaagctaacgcAGGTGTCTTCTCTTCCGTTTTTCTCCCGCCTTTACCCTTTCTTCGTGTACATTTAAGTCGCCACATAATTCAGAGATGAGGTACGAGCGCACCCCCGTACGAGTCGTCCCCCTTCGCTTCGCTTCATTTGCGGGCTGCCGCTTCCCAGTGTAGCTCGCTTAAGCGTGTTAGCTTAAGGGTTCGGTCAAGCTAGCAATGGCAGCTAGCTTCACTAACATTGTTCACCGACGCCGTAGCGCCTTTTAGTGACTCGCTCTGGTCGTGGTTTGAAATGAGGTTTGTGTAAAAACGCAGGCTTGTTGGCGTACATTGTTTGAGATGGCTAAATGGGCCTTCTTTTACCCGCTAGCTTCACGTCCTGCTGCCTtctgggtgtgtttgtgtgtactctTATTGTCACACTAGCACACATTCATGAATGACAGCTGACTGCTGCaaacgtctgtgtgtgtgtagtttgtaCTCGCGTTTGTTTTCAGTCACTTGATGTGTAATAACTTGCGTGGCTGTTATTCTTGTGACTGTGCCTGGTTGGCATCGCGTTCCGTGTATTGCAGTGCATCCGGACATTGGCAAGCGTGGGCTTGATTGACAGGTCATCCAAGGTTTCAACACACGGCTCCTTGACCCTGGGATTTTTCTCCAGAATGTGCTTCCTCCAGCGGCAAGACTAACCTAAACGACGTCATCCTGATCAACTTAGCCTACGTTTCCGAAGTGGAAATAATCAATGATCGCACTGAGACTCCGCCCCCTCTAGCATCGCTGAATGTTAGCAAGGTAAGAGTGTTTTTTCCATCGATAGTACTTTATACGTATGGGAAAATATGCTGCATCTGTACGTGTTTGTTTGTTCATATAGTGGCGTACATCAGCTTGTGCAATTGGCGGTATGAGCTCTGACGAGAATGAGGCGGCCGATGCGCTTCTTAATGTTAACGCACAACATAAGGTGTAGGGAAGGATATACATATACACCAAGGTTTGTGGTTGTTGTGTATTCCTGTGACCAAAACGGTCATCAAGCTAGCTGAGCTAGCAATGCATCAATACTTGGTTTGTTGTTGTAGCAAGCTAGTGTTCCATTTATTATGTAGCTGTGGCGACGTGAGCAGGCTGCAGATGACATTTGGAGAAATTGCATCAGGGCTGGAACCAACCATTATTTTCTTAGTGGATTAATCTGAAGCATCTTTCAATTTGTGGAGGAATCGGTTCGGCCAGGGGTGTTTGcagcacatttaaaaatatcatttaacaagaaaactggCGGCAGTAAGGCCGTAAACGGTCACTAGGTGGGTAGAAGGGCTATTTTCTAAGAACTTTCCCCTAGAAATAAACCTGCACTGCAACCAGGAAGTCTTGtagtagggttgggcgatatgaaCTCTATAAAAGGATTATTATAAATTCAAAGTCTTGTAGAAAAAGCTACAAAACTTAAGCCAGatcatgaaatacacttgtctcaaattgtgCAGCACGTTTATTTCTTGGCAACAACCTGGCTAACTTCTAATGGGATGTCGGcgtctgcacacattgctactaaagcTCCAGCAAACtctaatgcctgtgcttgtgatgaaggaagatgtagccACCCATGCCATTCCAGCCGcgtatggaatatttttgtatgattcgtATTTGCACAGTTAGACGgcaaacttttattttgaaggccggtaGTATGTTctgtgtgttgagaatgtctGTCCGAGGTTGGGTCGAAGAATAAACGTGCAGAACCTACACGCTGTCATGCGGCATTGTGAAAcgcagtgatgacatcatcccgCCGAGTTAATGCgaccatgctagcatgctaatctaacagtaggatttttttttcttacctgcATGACTTTTTCTTTTGAAATACAGAATGTATTGGTATATCTTTGCATGTGTACGTCCAGTCACAAGTTTGGAGACGCTTCATCATGTTGGGCGTCCGTGTAGATGCCCGAGCTTAAAGGACGTTTGACAGTTTTTACTGcatgtcaaaaaataataataataaaataactgtTGGGGAaacgtgtgtgtggtgtgtgcaGCTTGCCAATCGAGCGAGGACAGAAAAGGAGGACAAGCTGTCCCAAGCCTATGCAATCAGTGCCGGGGTGTCCGTGGAGGGCCAGCAGCTATTCCAGACCATTCACAAAACGTAAGCGCCGCAAAGTCTCTCCGTCCGTGGACGCCGGTCCGCGTGTCACTCAACTCACCTGCGTTTGTTGCGGCGGCAGCATCAAAGACTGCAAATGGCAGGAGAAGAACATCATCGTGATGGACGACGTCGTCATCTCGCCGCCTTACCAGGTCGACAACTGCAAAGGCAAAGAGGGAAGCGCTTTAAGTCATGTACGCAAAATAGTGAGTACGCCTTTTTTTACTTCATCTTCTGGCTGACTAGTGGCAATACATGGGGTTGTTGGGTGTCGCCGTGACGACAGATGTTGACGCCAGGCTTTCcgtcccccccaccaccacccccctccCCGCTCAGgtggagaaacattttagagACGTGGAAAGTCAGAAGTCCATGCAGCGTTCACAAGCACAGCAAACACAGAAGGACTCCACTTTATCTTCTTGAGGCGCCGCTCCCCGGGGATGGGGAGTGGGGACGGGGCGGGGGGGAGGCCACACGGGCGCTCCCCGCTCCCGCCGCCACACCAAGTCGGCCATTCCTTAGTCCACGAGGGTGGGAGCGCTGAGGTTCCTGGATCATGAAGAGCAAAAATACCATTtaatgaaaaagacaaaaaaagtgaaagagaGGAAAGATTAAATCTTAAATTAGACTTTATAAAGAATAATTTAAAACATGAACCATAAAGCCACCATAGTTTCCTTAACTAACTTGACCCCGCCCCCTGCCCCTcccccatcctccatccatccttccttcctcttcGCCTTCAGTTCCATTTCAAAAAGAGAAAACTAGCGCAGTCAGAAAGGCTTGTTAGCTTTATTTTCtgtcttctatttttttttttttttttgccgtatCCATGTTCTACtgtctgtattttctgtattttaaacaaaatgtGACTTGAAATGCCACACTTTAAAGGacattttctaaaataaaagtaacaaaaatTCTGACTGTAAATTTCAAACACTTTTTGAAAAGACACAAAAGCAGTCCGGACCAGGACTTTTTTGTGGAATTTCGCCcgtcattcccaatccttatgtgcaACGTGAACACGTGTTTCCCTTCtgaagatattaaaaaaaaaaaaacggttagGAATAAGTCAATGGAATGCAGCTATTCCAGCTCGCTCCCTTtacatcatgtgacctgcacGTTACCCACGCCAAAGCAACGCTATGTCAACATTATGCCCAACAACTGCTTACACAGGCCCTGTAGCTCTTGGATCTGCGTTTTGGGACCGCCCGTCTCTGGTGGTCCAAGGGGTGCAGAGGCTCCTGCATCATGCCGGAGTTCGGTCTGTTAAAGGACTCCAGTTCTCCTGTCCATTGCACGACCATTTCACCATCTGATTGGGGGTGGTCTTATTTTTGTTCGAACCGCGGTCGTAAGGTGAAAGGCTGACTCCGGCAGTTTCCTGAGACATTGCAAGTTTTACAGACTACCTCAAAGTTCAGCCCAGACTCTGATGGTGCCCAGGTATTTCTACTGGGTCACCGGGCTCCAGTCTCCCCCTTGATGGAGACTGGGTCAACActgttttcttctttgtttttgtttccatttATCAGGAGAAAAGAGTCCCCAATGAATGAAATCCTGTCCAATGGTTGTTTTGCCCATCCTGAAGCAGGATCATCATTATGGAGTCTTATGCATTGTTGTGAATTGGAAGTAAAGGTGATAGGATGCACCCTTGTGGTGAGCCGGTAGAACTACACATCAGACAGGACTCCATTGACGCTTGTTCTTTGTGTCCTTTTAGTTAAAGTTAGGAATCCAGCCCAGGAGATTCCTGCTCCAAGTAAATCCACAAATAGCCTAGCATGGGCTAGCATGGACATGGTGAGCATTGTCAGGAATGGGCGTTTCCCATAATGTTCAGTAATGAATGCCGCCTCTTACCTGGGTTTCTATCTTTCAGTATGCGCGGTGTACAAGTTCATGTTCACGTGTCAGGATTATGGCTGGAGGGCAACATTCCAACAAACGTGTACGTTTCCTTTTAGCCGCTACAGGCTGCAATCTAGATGTGGTGTTTGCGTGCAGGTAAACCAATATGACATTTTCCCCTCAAGTAATCCAACTCTCCAAATTGTTGAACCCAAGAGGTTCTACTGTACAGgattttcatatttcacattatttttacACGAGTTCAGTCAATGGAAATGCAATTTAATGCCATAAAATAAGGTAGAAAAGGAGATATTTACATCAAAAGCGTGTCAACGCCATTCGAAAAGCATCCAAGCGTCGTGTTGCGATGCCAAACAGGCGATCGTTTCCTTTCTCAAGATTACTTGGCGCCTGAAGCCGATGTGTAGATGGGCGTTGCCCTGCCGTCATGTCTCCGCCGCGTCAGCCGTCTGTGGCCAGGATCAGCACGGCGCCGAAGACGCCCACGTTGTGGCCGATGAGCTTCAGCTGGTTCCAGAACTCCACTTTGCGCGTGTGGTGCCAGTAGCCCAGGTTGCCGTCCGTGAGCAGGATGATGAGCGGCAGGGCGGTGGCCAGGACCTGCGCCGCCGGCCTCACGTACCAGCCCGACAGGAAGGCCAGCGCCAGAGCGCCGAACATGGCCTCCAGCAGCATCAGCGCCACCTCGCCCCCGAAGATGTGGTTCAGGTAGACCTGCCTGTCCTCCTTGCTGTGTTGCAGCGAGTACACCTGGTGGGCAGGCGTGGTACTGCGGTCAGTGACTGCTGGTTTTAAAGGGTCTTCATGAATCTAAATCTCCAAACCACATGGAAGCCCCTATAGAGAATAATAACCAGCGTATGGAAGTCCTACCATGCAGATGAGGTAGATCCCCAGGAAGATCTGTCCTGTGGACTGCAGGGACCTGTTGCGTGCCTTCTGCCGGTACACCTCGCCCGCTCCGCTGGCCAAAACCAGGAAGCTCCCAGTGATGGCGAGTGCTTTGGAATACATGCGCACCTGCAGGGGGGGGAGGGAAAAAGGGTGCGTTTGTTTACATTAACAGTTAAGATGAGCAGCGTGAGACGGGACACACGAACACAAAAGTCACCTTCAGCCACTCGCCGTAGTGCACCTGCTCGCCCACGAAGGACGCATACGTGCTGACGACCACCTCGACGGCGGCGGCCATCGCAAACCACCTCCTCTTCACGCC
Coding sequences within it:
- the g6pc3 gene encoding glucose-6-phosphatase 3 isoform X2, which translates into the protein MESIHAHGIWVAESLQRETRSLENLWLLITHVGDPKAAFLLLFPFAYFASRRAGVAVLWVGALADWLNLMLKWLLFGERPYWWIGESHIFDGKQPKVQQFPTTCENGPGSPSGHAMVTAAVWWVVASSLASFLYTRTRSTFLSSAPFLLYAALLLVVGISRVFILAHFPHQVVSGSIAGLLVGVLLKRNVPEGRPLLFFFTLSVSLLAGALTLYVGLQLLGFDVFWSLALAKKWCRHAEWLRPDVAPFSSLTRDCATLLGLGLAEYCKPGGWPLLGAPRALSLALSSMGLFHVHRLPLPLQPPALYYSLTFIKFVVVPPVVMALVPGLVHLVTHKKRD
- the g6pc3 gene encoding glucose-6-phosphatase 3 isoform X1, whose translation is MMKRLQTCDWTYTCKDIPIHSVFQKKKSCRMESIHAHGIWVAESLQRETRSLENLWLLITHVGDPKAAFLLLFPFAYFASRRAGVAVLWVGALADWLNLMLKWLLFGERPYWWIGESHIFDGKQPKVQQFPTTCENGPGSPSGHAMVTAAVWWVVASSLASFLYTRTRSTFLSSAPFLLYAALLLVVGISRVFILAHFPHQVVSGSIAGLLVGVLLKRNVPEGRPLLFFFTLSVSLLAGALTLYVGLQLLGFDVFWSLALAKKWCRHAEWLRPDVAPFSSLTRDCATLLGLGLAEYCKPGGWPLLGAPRALSLALSSMGLFHVHRLPLPLQPPALYYSLTFIKFVVVPPVVMALVPGLVHLVTHKKRD
- the lsm12b gene encoding protein LSM12 homolog A; protein product: MAAPGPGEYFSVGSHVSCLTCLGQLLQGEVLAFDYQSKMLTLKCASSSGKTNLNDVILINLAYVSEVEIINDRTETPPPLASLNVSKLANRARTEKEDKLSQAYAISAGVSVEGQQLFQTIHKTIKDCKWQEKNIIVMDDVVISPPYQVDNCKGKEGSALSHVRKIVEKHFRDVESQKSMQRSQAQQTQKDSTLSS
- the tmem101 gene encoding transmembrane protein 101 → MAGRLSLAHKLSFQNKSLSGRSPTSLHRSNRTLALTLTRLRCASQSADACSLTAMAAPSRKQVLRLLGQLGAFILTRFGFWNCFCMLMLFAERAGSKRKPDIPIPYLYVDMAVAVLCASFMSFGVKRRWFAMAAAVEVVVSTYASFVGEQVHYGEWLKVRMYSKALAITGSFLVLASGAGEVYRQKARNRSLQSTGQIFLGIYLICMVYSLQHSKEDRQVYLNHIFGGEVALMLLEAMFGALALAFLSGWYVRPAAQVLATALPLIILLTDGNLGYWHHTRKVEFWNQLKLIGHNVGVFGAVLILATDG